One window of Aerococcus tenax genomic DNA carries:
- a CDS encoding fructose-1,6-bisphosphatase, with amino-acid sequence MAYSPAFLQLLAEKFPNKAAASTEMINLEAIMSLPKGTEHFMTDLHGEFDAVNHVLRNGSGNIKEKINEIFGDRLSTKRRAELATIIYYPEEKLRALTKEMDSQAEIDEFYTLTTSRLVELTQFVVSKYTRSKVHKAMNPDMAYIMDELIFKDSILSNKEHYYKRIIQSVIDLDEAPRLITCLAELIRELVVDHLHILGDIYDRGPAPDRILDLLMEKNSLDIEWGNHDMIWMGAASGSKALIANVVRIQARYDNLSVIEHAYGIPLRPLVNLADTVYREADLTGFMPKLADDHDYHHDEVEQLARMQLAMAIIQFKLEAQVIRRHPEFGCDNRLLLDKIDYQAGTINWQGKTYPLVNTSFPTVDPKDPYALTEEEDAVMEALQAAFLDSERLQKHVAFLINKGSMYKIYNNNLMFHGCIPMNEDGTFMAATIDGETLAGQELLDKFDQVVRRMYAKRQSDESKNPDLDFAWYLWQGEGSALFGKKQMATFERYFIADKETHQEHRNVYYSWREDIDFVRRVLEEFGIDPDKGHIINGHTPIKAKDGEDAIKAGGKMIVIDGGFARAYQKTTGLGGFTLLYNSYGMQLVAHHPFHGKEDAIKYETDIESTRRVVDKELERISVRETDIGKQLTCQVQALKALIEAYQAGVIGEEVH; translated from the coding sequence CCGACCTGCATGGTGAATTCGACGCCGTTAACCATGTTCTCCGCAATGGTTCGGGGAATATCAAGGAGAAGATCAATGAAATCTTCGGCGACCGGCTCTCGACCAAGCGTCGGGCCGAACTGGCCACCATTATCTACTACCCCGAAGAAAAACTTCGCGCCCTGACTAAGGAAATGGACTCCCAGGCTGAAATTGATGAGTTCTACACCCTGACCACCAGCCGGTTAGTGGAATTAACCCAATTTGTGGTTTCCAAATACACCCGGTCCAAGGTTCACAAGGCTATGAACCCAGATATGGCCTATATCATGGATGAGTTGATCTTCAAGGACTCCATCCTTTCCAACAAGGAACACTACTATAAACGCATCATCCAATCCGTCATTGACCTGGACGAAGCGCCCCGGCTGATCACCTGCCTGGCAGAATTGATCCGGGAACTGGTGGTCGACCACCTCCACATCTTAGGCGACATCTATGACCGCGGCCCCGCTCCCGACCGGATCTTAGACCTCTTAATGGAGAAGAATTCCTTAGACATTGAATGGGGTAACCACGACATGATCTGGATGGGCGCCGCTTCGGGTTCCAAGGCCTTAATCGCCAATGTGGTCCGGATCCAAGCCCGCTATGATAATCTCTCTGTGATTGAACATGCCTATGGGATCCCGCTCCGTCCCCTAGTTAACCTGGCTGATACGGTTTACCGGGAGGCCGACTTGACTGGCTTCATGCCTAAATTAGCCGATGACCATGACTACCACCATGATGAGGTGGAACAATTGGCCCGGATGCAGCTAGCCATGGCCATTATCCAGTTCAAGTTAGAGGCCCAAGTTATCCGCCGCCACCCTGAATTTGGCTGTGACAACCGCCTGCTCTTGGATAAGATCGATTACCAGGCGGGGACTATTAACTGGCAAGGCAAGACTTATCCTTTAGTCAATACTTCCTTCCCAACGGTGGATCCCAAAGACCCCTATGCCCTGACTGAAGAAGAAGACGCAGTCATGGAAGCCCTGCAAGCTGCCTTTCTGGATAGTGAACGCCTACAAAAACACGTAGCTTTCTTGATTAATAAGGGGTCCATGTATAAGATTTATAACAATAACCTCATGTTCCACGGCTGTATTCCTATGAATGAGGACGGCACTTTCATGGCAGCGACTATTGACGGGGAAACCCTGGCTGGTCAGGAGCTTTTGGATAAGTTCGACCAGGTAGTCCGGCGCATGTATGCCAAACGCCAAAGTGATGAAAGTAAAAACCCCGACCTGGACTTTGCCTGGTATCTCTGGCAGGGTGAAGGATCAGCCCTCTTCGGGAAGAAACAAATGGCTACCTTTGAACGCTACTTTATCGCTGACAAGGAAACCCACCAGGAACACCGCAATGTCTACTACTCCTGGCGGGAAGACATTGACTTCGTCCGAAGGGTCTTAGAGGAGTTCGGCATCGATCCCGACAAGGGCCACATCATTAACGGCCACACCCCCATTAAGGCCAAGGACGGGGAAGATGCTATCAAGGCTGGTGGCAAGATGATTGTTATCGACGGCGGTTTTGCCCGGGCCTACCAAAAGACCACCGGACTGGGAGGCTTTACCCTGCTCTATAACTCCTATGGCATGCAGCTGGTCGCTCACCATCCCTTCCATGGTAAGGAAGACGCCATTAAGTACGAAACCGATATTGAATCCACCCGCCGCGTGGTCGACAAGGAGTTAGAACGGATTTCAGTCAGAGAAACGGATATCGGTAAGCAGCTCACTTGCCAGGTTCAAGCCCTGAAAGCCCTGATTGAAGCCTACCAAGCTGGGGTGATTGGGGAGGAAGTGCATTAG
- a CDS encoding NAD(P)H-dependent flavin oxidoreductase gives MNRVCELLNIDYPIFQGSMAGVAEAPLAGAVSEAGGLGVIATAGRKGDWLREQIKAVREITDKTFAVNLMLMSHNTEEIMEVIIDEGIKVVTTGAGNAAPLIEPLHEAGIKVVPVVANARQAKKMEDAGADAVVCEGTEAGGHVGEVTTMPLARAVIAAVDIPVIIAGGISDGHGLAAAFALGGEGVQLGTVFCASEEAPIAQGYKEAIVNCGLTDTVVVGRSIGAPVRLIQNDMVAKLQEEIDNGSTRDEFEKSNLQMLLTAITKGDTENGIVTIGQVAGNITEIRPVKEIIDSIVEEAREALKNMPTL, from the coding sequence ATGAACCGAGTTTGTGAATTATTAAATATTGACTACCCAATTTTCCAAGGTTCCATGGCAGGGGTCGCTGAAGCTCCCTTAGCAGGCGCTGTTTCTGAAGCAGGCGGTTTAGGGGTTATTGCTACCGCTGGCCGTAAAGGGGACTGGTTACGTGAACAAATTAAAGCTGTCCGCGAAATCACTGACAAGACCTTTGCTGTTAACTTAATGTTAATGTCTCACAACACCGAAGAAATCATGGAAGTGATTATTGACGAAGGCATTAAAGTGGTAACGACCGGTGCTGGGAATGCTGCCCCATTGATCGAACCTCTACATGAAGCGGGCATCAAAGTGGTTCCGGTTGTGGCTAATGCCCGTCAAGCCAAGAAAATGGAAGACGCTGGTGCCGATGCCGTGGTCTGTGAAGGGACCGAAGCTGGCGGCCACGTGGGTGAAGTGACCACCATGCCTTTAGCCCGTGCGGTGATTGCTGCCGTTGACATTCCAGTGATCATTGCTGGTGGGATTTCTGACGGTCATGGTTTAGCTGCAGCCTTTGCTCTTGGTGGTGAAGGGGTGCAATTAGGGACCGTCTTCTGTGCCAGTGAAGAAGCCCCAATCGCCCAAGGTTACAAGGAAGCCATCGTTAACTGTGGTTTAACCGATACTGTGGTTGTCGGTCGTTCCATCGGTGCTCCTGTCCGTTTAATCCAAAATGACATGGTCGCTAAACTCCAAGAAGAAATCGACAACGGCTCTACCCGTGACGAATTCGAAAAATCCAACCTCCAAATGTTGTTAACCGCCATCACTAAAGGCGACACCGAAAACGGAATCGTAACCATCGGCCAAGTAGCCGGTAACATCACTGAAATTCGCCCTGTCAAAGAAATCATTGACTCCATCGTTGAAGAAGCCCGTGAAGCTTTGAAAAACATGCCTACTCTGTAG
- a CDS encoding antitoxin of toxin-antitoxin stability system produces the protein MEVQVRRVGNSLVLPLPNSDKISKGMKFSVERYTNGSIVYTPVKENLFENPAILQYADDYRQNELLLEEDIE, from the coding sequence TTGGAAGTTCAGGTTAGACGAGTGGGAAACTCACTGGTTCTTCCCCTACCTAATAGCGATAAGATTAGTAAGGGGATGAAATTTTCGGTCGAACGTTACACTAACGGATCCATTGTCTACACGCCAGTCAAAGAAAATCTCTTTGAAAACCCAGCTATCTTACAATATGCTGACGATTATAGACAAAATGAACTTTTACTGGAAGAAGATATCGAATAA